The DNA segment TCCAGTGCAATAGTTGGAGGTTCTTGAATTGTATACCTAGATTTCCGTAATTTAGCACAGAAAGCTTTTTCAACAAATTGTCGGCACAGGAGTATGTATATCAGTGGGTCCATGCATATATTTGCAGTGGCTAACCAGAGAGTGCTTTCTTTAGCAATGAACAGTTTGTTCTGCATATTGCAGTCAATATTTTTGCCAGTCTGGCTAAGAGTGTACGGTACACGGGAAAAATGAAAAGGGGCAAAGCAGATGAAAAAAACAGCTACAATTATAAATACCTTGGTTTTGGCTCTTTGTTTGATTTTGCACTCTGTTGTCTGAGTTTTTATATAAGAGCTATAGATCTTCTTAGCAATAATTATATAAAACAGGAGAATTAAGATTAGCACAGTCCAGAAGATGAGCTGGCATATGTAATTGACAGCTTCATGCCATTTCAGTCCCAAGTGACTCTTCAAGGAAGCACACTTCCTTACAGAAAGACGTGTGGCTTCACGGTTTGACAAAACCATATTTGGCAAGGAGAGGCCGAAAAAGAAGAACCAGACAAACCCTGAAATAATTTTTGCTGAACTGACATTATGCAACCAAAACTTCCCAAATGGCCGAATGATCTTGAGAAACCTGTCTAAAGAAATAAGTCCAAGGAGCACTATGCTTATGTACATGGTATTGTAGAATATCACAGCTGAGAAACGGCAGACGAAAGCTTTAAGTTGCCACAGCCCCAGTTCTGAATCCGTTAGAATTTTCAGAGGCAGCATAAGTGTCATTATGAAATCAGAAACCAAGGTATTCTTAAGGTACACAATGAAACTTGAAGAGGTTGGAATCTGGAAAAAAGCCAACACAGCCAAACTGTTCAGCAGAAATCCAGTGAGGAAAAGTATGCTGTACAAGAGCGGGAATACCACATGGGCTATCCTGGTGTCTCGGTGGCATTGTCCAGACAAGGATGTTGTCCCATTAGAGATGTTGATACTTCCATTCATGGTTTAAAAGAGAGACTGTGGAAGAAATATTAGATAGAATGTAAGTCTTCATAAAAATCTTTAAAGTGTTATACGTA comes from the Rhineura floridana isolate rRhiFlo1 chromosome 7, rRhiFlo1.hap2, whole genome shotgun sequence genome and includes:
- the P2RY13 gene encoding P2Y purinoceptor 13, with protein sequence MNGSINISNGTTSLSGQCHRDTRIAHVVFPLLYSILFLTGFLLNSLAVLAFFQIPTSSSFIVYLKNTLVSDFIMTLMLPLKILTDSELGLWQLKAFVCRFSAVIFYNTMYISIVLLGLISLDRFLKIIRPFGKFWLHNVSSAKIISGFVWFFFFGLSLPNMVLSNREATRLSVRKCASLKSHLGLKWHEAVNYICQLIFWTVLILILLFYIIIAKKIYSSYIKTQTTECKIKQRAKTKVFIIVAVFFICFAPFHFSRVPYTLSQTGKNIDCNMQNKLFIAKESTLWLATANICMDPLIYILLCRQFVEKAFCAKLRKSRYTIQEPPTIALDTGISV